Proteins from one Listeria innocua genomic window:
- a CDS encoding PTS sugar transporter subunit IIC → MKALERFLSKWLLPFAKVLESNTQMKAIRQGMMALVPITLVGAVPVLFQQLGGIPKLPSWIAAVAEYINNITSPIHFATFGLMSVYVAIFVAYYYAKERNLWDIGAIVTALMSFVVVAVRPLEAGGSDVTYLAGEGIFVALVISLLSVEILHIFKNKLKFTINLGQGVPTPILRSFENLWPILFSVLIVAILSFGVESISGIRVVELIQTLFSPLTSLVNTLPGIMLIIFIQQLLWWFGIHGYSVMAPVWLSVAFQNVDANAAALAKGEPLSSMLIFTPDFMWSIVGVTGAGVTGALVVIMMFSKSKRYKTLGRLALIPTFFSINEPVMFGVPIVLNPRFFIPMMVAPQIAALIGWFSIKLGLMNPFTMVSPYVPVPIGAIVASFDWRYIIVLGLILICSALIYYPFFKIAEKEALVQENSGDQEASLDDFDF, encoded by the coding sequence ATGAAAGCATTAGAACGATTTCTGTCAAAATGGCTATTACCATTTGCAAAAGTATTAGAAAGTAACACCCAGATGAAGGCAATACGTCAAGGAATGATGGCACTTGTTCCAATAACTTTAGTTGGTGCAGTCCCGGTATTGTTCCAGCAATTAGGAGGAATCCCAAAACTACCTAGTTGGATTGCTGCTGTTGCTGAATATATTAATAACATTACCTCCCCGATTCATTTTGCTACCTTTGGATTGATGTCTGTCTATGTAGCGATTTTCGTAGCATATTATTATGCAAAAGAACGCAATTTGTGGGATATTGGGGCGATTGTAACAGCCTTAATGAGTTTTGTTGTAGTAGCAGTAAGACCACTTGAAGCTGGCGGAAGTGATGTAACTTATCTTGCCGGCGAAGGTATTTTTGTAGCTTTAGTAATTAGTTTATTATCTGTAGAAATTCTACACATTTTTAAAAATAAATTGAAATTCACGATTAATTTAGGTCAGGGTGTTCCAACGCCGATTTTACGATCTTTTGAAAATTTATGGCCGATTTTATTCTCGGTTTTAATCGTAGCGATTTTAAGCTTTGGGGTTGAATCAATTAGCGGTATTCGCGTAGTTGAGCTTATTCAAACGTTATTCTCACCACTGACTTCGCTTGTAAACACGCTACCTGGAATTATGTTGATTATCTTTATCCAGCAATTATTATGGTGGTTTGGTATTCACGGATATTCTGTAATGGCGCCGGTTTGGTTAAGTGTAGCTTTCCAAAACGTAGACGCGAATGCAGCAGCACTTGCAAAAGGAGAGCCACTTTCTTCCATGCTTATTTTCACTCCAGACTTTATGTGGAGTATCGTTGGGGTAACAGGAGCAGGAGTAACAGGCGCGCTCGTTGTTATTATGATGTTTTCTAAATCTAAACGTTATAAGACGCTTGGTAGATTGGCATTAATTCCAACATTTTTCAGTATTAATGAACCTGTAATGTTTGGTGTTCCGATTGTTTTAAACCCGAGATTCTTTATTCCAATGATGGTTGCGCCACAAATTGCAGCATTAATTGGTTGGTTCTCAATCAAGCTAGGTCTTATGAATCCATTTACGATGGTTTCTCCATATGTACCAGTTCCAATCGGTGCCATTGTTGCATCTTTTGACTGGAGATACATTATTGTACTTGGACTTATCTTGATTTGTTCAGCGCTCATTTACTATCCATTCTTTAAAATTGCTGAAAAAGAAGCGCTTGTACAAGAAAATAGCGGGGACCAAGAAGCTAGTCTAGATGATTTTGATTTTTAG
- a CDS encoding PTS lactose/cellobiose transporter subunit IIA gives MEGTELQSFKIISSAGDASSLFLKAVQHAEKSEFAEAEACIEQANQSLREAHHVQTSLIQEEANGSSKELSLLLIHAQDHLMNAFVYSDLVKSVLNLYKRLDEK, from the coding sequence ATGGAAGGCACTGAATTACAATCTTTTAAAATAATATCAAGTGCAGGAGATGCGTCTTCCTTGTTTCTAAAAGCCGTTCAACACGCTGAAAAAAGTGAATTTGCAGAAGCAGAAGCATGTATCGAGCAAGCAAATCAATCTTTAAGAGAAGCACATCATGTTCAAACGTCTTTGATTCAAGAAGAAGCAAACGGTAGCTCAAAAGAACTTTCTTTACTGCTGATTCACGCACAAGATCATCTAATGAATGCTTTTGTATACTCTGACTTAGTTAAATCCGTGCTTAATTTGTATAAGCGTTTAGATGAAAAGTAA
- a CDS encoding Cof-type HAD-IIB family hydrolase has protein sequence MTKKIVFVDVDGTLVSDDGLVPESAREAIIKARSNGHQVYLCTGRSKPELYESILSIGFDGIIGAGGGYIEVDNETIYHKKVSDADVVHMVDFFHEKNLDFYLESNGGLFASENLEAHLDNLVYGDVENDPIAREKKVNNPHPFMESLTYGETNLYRSDVNKACFLENKDVPFEELKKEFSGKFEVLHCTVPIFGDDSGELMVPDIHKATAIEFLLEHIGADKKDTMAIGDGMNDAEMLTYCETGIAMGNAKEELKILANEVTKSVDEDGLYLSFEKHGLI, from the coding sequence ATGACGAAAAAAATAGTATTTGTAGACGTAGATGGCACACTAGTGAGTGATGATGGGCTTGTACCAGAATCGGCAAGAGAAGCAATAATAAAAGCAAGAAGTAATGGGCATCAAGTTTATTTATGTACTGGTCGGTCCAAACCAGAGCTTTATGAATCAATTTTATCCATTGGATTTGATGGAATTATTGGTGCTGGTGGGGGTTATATCGAAGTAGACAATGAAACTATTTATCATAAAAAAGTATCAGATGCTGATGTCGTTCATATGGTTGATTTTTTCCACGAAAAGAATTTAGATTTTTATTTGGAATCAAATGGTGGATTGTTTGCTAGTGAAAACTTAGAAGCCCACTTAGATAATTTAGTTTACGGCGATGTGGAAAATGATCCAATAGCACGTGAGAAAAAAGTTAATAACCCACATCCGTTTATGGAAAGTTTAACTTACGGTGAAACGAACCTTTACCGCTCAGATGTTAATAAAGCATGTTTTTTAGAAAATAAAGATGTACCATTTGAAGAATTAAAAAAAGAATTTAGTGGTAAATTTGAAGTTTTACATTGTACGGTTCCAATTTTTGGAGATGACAGTGGCGAATTGATGGTTCCAGATATTCATAAAGCAACAGCGATTGAGTTTCTGTTAGAACATATTGGTGCGGATAAAAAAGATACCATGGCTATTGGCGATGGCATGAATGACGCAGAAATGCTTACGTATTGTGAAACTGGTATTGCGATGGGAAATGCTAAAGAAGAGTTAAAAATCCTTGCTAATGAAGTTACTAAATCGGTTGATGAAGATGGCTTATATTTAAGCTTCGAAAAACATGGTTTGATTTAG
- a CDS encoding PTS sugar transporter subunit IIB, whose protein sequence is MKIMLVCFGGLSTSILVKKMEEAIAASEKFKNKGITIEAWGKDEYSDHLDNVSIVLLGPQLSMAYEQVIEATTERGLKVPVEVIDKEDYGNMNAVPILIAAFKKIKEAGTNTFTTEGN, encoded by the coding sequence ATGAAAATTATGTTAGTATGTTTTGGCGGATTATCCACCTCCATTTTAGTGAAAAAGATGGAAGAGGCTATTGCGGCATCAGAAAAGTTTAAGAATAAAGGAATTACAATTGAAGCTTGGGGGAAAGATGAATATTCTGACCACCTAGATAACGTGTCTATTGTTTTACTCGGACCGCAATTATCAATGGCATATGAACAAGTAATAGAAGCTACAACAGAACGCGGGTTAAAAGTTCCTGTAGAAGTAATTGATAAAGAAGATTATGGCAATATGAATGCAGTACCAATTCTTATTGCTGCATTTAAAAAAATTAAAGAAGCTGGAACGAATACATTTACGACGGAGGGAAACTAA
- a CDS encoding 6-phospho-alpha-glucosidase — translation MQKQIITIAGGGSTYTPGIIQAVLNGQERLPVSEIRLYDIEASRNENMFLILQYMLEQQGFSSIKLVQTTNPEEAFTGANFIFSQIRVGGLKMREKDEKIPLKHGLVGQETCGLGGFSYGLRSIGPLLELVGFIQKYAPEAWILNYTNPETIISEAVRRQFPGIRMINVCDMTIGIEDTLAKNYGYDRDNWVATYYGLNHFGWYTKIYDKSLKRDIMPELLEKLKVQEIKEEDPSWNRAFNMIRFMVQNFPDNLPNNYLEYYLYPDMYVDYADPNYTRANTVMDGREQKTQEMADKIRNKEKEDVLDFYFGVHGLYIVDIATSLLNDEKSRFMLIVENKGSIPNLRSDAVVEVPAYVGATGVEAIALPAIGDFHKGLMEAQVAAEKLLVDAYFENSYQKALQAFTLNQSVPNATVAKKVLDEMIIENKAFWPVLK, via the coding sequence ATGCAAAAACAAATTATTACTATCGCCGGTGGTGGAAGTACTTATACGCCAGGAATTATTCAAGCAGTGCTTAATGGACAAGAAAGACTTCCAGTAAGTGAAATCCGTTTATACGATATTGAAGCATCTAGAAATGAAAACATGTTTTTAATTCTGCAATATATGCTAGAACAACAAGGCTTTTCAAGTATTAAGCTAGTTCAGACAACAAACCCAGAAGAAGCCTTTACTGGCGCTAATTTTATCTTCTCACAAATTCGTGTTGGTGGACTTAAAATGCGTGAAAAAGATGAGAAAATCCCACTTAAACATGGCTTAGTCGGCCAAGAAACATGTGGACTTGGCGGATTTTCATATGGACTTCGCAGCATTGGCCCACTTTTAGAATTAGTTGGCTTTATTCAAAAATACGCTCCAGAAGCTTGGATTTTAAATTATACGAATCCGGAAACAATTATTTCTGAAGCGGTACGTAGACAATTCCCGGGCATTCGAATGATTAATGTTTGTGATATGACAATTGGTATTGAAGACACGCTAGCGAAAAATTACGGATATGACCGCGATAATTGGGTTGCAACTTACTACGGTTTGAATCACTTTGGTTGGTATACAAAAATTTATGATAAATCATTGAAACGTGATATTATGCCAGAGCTTTTAGAGAAATTAAAAGTTCAAGAAATTAAAGAAGAAGATCCAAGTTGGAACCGCGCATTTAATATGATTCGCTTCATGGTGCAAAACTTCCCAGATAACTTACCAAATAATTATTTAGAATATTATTTGTATCCGGATATGTACGTAGATTATGCAGATCCAAACTATACGCGTGCTAACACAGTAATGGACGGTCGCGAGCAAAAAACTCAAGAAATGGCCGATAAAATCCGTAATAAAGAAAAAGAAGATGTGCTTGATTTCTACTTTGGCGTGCATGGCTTATATATTGTTGATATTGCTACGTCTCTATTAAATGACGAGAAAAGTCGCTTTATGTTGATAGTTGAAAATAAAGGTTCTATTCCAAACTTACGCAGTGATGCGGTTGTTGAAGTACCAGCTTATGTTGGGGCGACCGGTGTAGAAGCTATTGCCTTACCTGCGATTGGAGATTTCCATAAGGGCTTAATGGAAGCACAAGTTGCAGCAGAAAAATTACTCGTAGATGCTTACTTTGAAAATTCTTATCAAAAAGCATTACAAGCATTTACACTTAATCAATCAGTTCCAAATGCAACAGTAGCTAAAAAAGTGTTGGATGAAATGATTATTGAAAATAAAGCATTTTGGCCAGTTTTAAAATAA
- a CDS encoding BglG family transcription antiterminator: MLNQRQKNILSTLYNENNWLLGKKLADLFQISDRTIRNDIRVIKENIGEDFIFTSKKLGYAYNMEKPFPVDVEEEAGFEQNRMAQLIKKLLVDDGVDIYEYATETYTSESTIQRDIQWLRGYFEQLLGLDVVIHSSDGIYAISATPTTKMELLNRIAKLDESLKTILITNCFPEINNEKIHQILSKIINKHKIVLKYFDETILLTQIIYSSGFLKKHPEQSTVTEIDNPFLRELFDAIEQEAGYGISAEMKQFILTEYEKIVAMNNFENQVTTKMVLEGELYQEILLILEEIKHVYLIDFTTDLEVTSDMTKHIFIALERAKRGIVIKNQVTHIITQQYSYLLDIAIFIGEKLLERLGVILNQEEIILLVMYLYQYYRKIEAKHQLNQVVRIAFIVLEGKAAMYYLREQLAEVLRPVNVEVIEITDNTQCQLLLSENVDVDLCISTKKIDLPAEVPCIVLSNNIGLIEEVTIKKQLSATIEANKMKKFAYIKEKYLHEDLFLTNYEYDQKYNAIDFLSEYCISKGYVPTSFTEKLFSREQLFSTAIPTGIALPHPIKNVAIKSGIFICIMKKPITWDNHKVSLIMIPMIEELDGTEAPLINDFLSLIASNKSYVEQISKCSTYRECVELLQTIYNNNE; this comes from the coding sequence ATGCTTAATCAACGTCAAAAAAATATTTTAAGCACGCTGTATAATGAGAATAATTGGTTGCTTGGGAAAAAATTAGCGGATCTATTCCAAATAAGTGACCGGACAATTAGAAATGATATACGTGTTATTAAAGAAAATATAGGAGAGGACTTTATCTTTACTTCTAAAAAGTTAGGATATGCCTATAATATGGAAAAACCTTTTCCGGTTGACGTTGAGGAAGAAGCTGGATTTGAACAAAACCGGATGGCGCAATTAATTAAGAAATTACTTGTAGATGATGGAGTAGACATATATGAATATGCAACCGAAACATATACATCAGAATCTACCATCCAACGTGATATTCAGTGGTTGCGAGGCTACTTTGAACAATTATTAGGTTTAGATGTAGTCATTCATTCTAGTGACGGTATTTATGCTATAAGTGCCACACCAACTACGAAAATGGAATTATTAAACCGCATCGCAAAGCTAGATGAGTCGCTAAAAACGATTTTAATCACCAATTGTTTTCCAGAAATTAATAATGAAAAAATCCACCAAATATTATCAAAAATAATCAATAAACATAAGATTGTTTTAAAGTATTTTGATGAAACAATCTTACTAACGCAAATAATTTATAGCAGTGGCTTCTTAAAAAAACATCCAGAACAATCAACGGTTACAGAAATCGATAACCCGTTTTTAAGAGAGCTCTTTGATGCGATAGAGCAGGAAGCGGGTTATGGGATTTCTGCTGAAATGAAACAATTTATTTTGACTGAATATGAAAAAATTGTTGCGATGAACAATTTTGAAAATCAAGTCACTACGAAAATGGTTTTAGAAGGCGAACTTTACCAAGAAATTTTACTAATTCTTGAAGAAATTAAGCACGTTTATCTCATAGATTTTACAACTGATTTAGAAGTAACTAGCGATATGACAAAACACATTTTTATCGCACTTGAGAGGGCTAAAAGAGGTATTGTCATTAAAAATCAAGTGACGCATATCATCACGCAGCAGTACAGTTACTTACTAGATATTGCCATTTTCATCGGAGAAAAGTTATTAGAACGTCTAGGAGTAATTCTCAATCAAGAGGAAATTATTCTACTCGTAATGTATTTATACCAATACTACCGCAAAATAGAAGCTAAACATCAACTTAACCAAGTGGTACGGATTGCATTCATTGTTCTAGAAGGTAAAGCTGCGATGTATTACTTACGAGAGCAATTAGCAGAAGTACTACGACCCGTAAACGTAGAAGTTATAGAGATTACCGATAATACACAGTGTCAATTACTACTATCAGAAAATGTAGATGTTGATTTGTGTATTTCTACTAAAAAAATTGATTTGCCTGCGGAAGTCCCGTGTATTGTCTTATCCAACAATATCGGTTTAATTGAGGAAGTAACAATAAAAAAACAGCTTTCGGCAACAATAGAAGCTAATAAAATGAAAAAATTTGCATATATTAAAGAGAAATATTTACATGAAGATTTATTTTTGACCAATTATGAATATGATCAGAAATATAATGCAATTGATTTTTTAAGTGAATATTGTATAAGTAAAGGATATGTACCAACTAGTTTTACAGAAAAATTATTTAGCCGGGAACAGTTATTTTCAACGGCTATACCAACAGGGATTGCTTTACCTCATCCAATTAAAAATGTTGCGATTAAAAGTGGTATTTTTATTTGTATTATGAAAAAGCCAATTACCTGGGATAATCACAAGGTTAGTCTAATTATGATTCCAATGATTGAAGAATTAGATGGAACGGAAGCGCCATTAATTAATGATTTTTTATCGTTAATAGCTTCTAATAAATCGTATGTAGAACAAATAAGCAAATGTAGCACTTATCGTGAATGCGTGGAGTTATTACAAACTATTTATAACAATAATGAGTAA
- a CDS encoding carbohydrate deacetylase — MKLIINADDFGFTRAINYGIIDAHNLGVLTSTTLMVTMPAFEHAVDLSKKTPTLGIGLHLNLTLGKPLTNGATLVNEDGELIKPKFTTPEYPYNEEEVYQEFKAQYHRFTEFMKKKPSHLDSHLFSTDIYPVVTSAAKRLAEEIGIPLRNHDTKGFEHVEFMWEKPLEIPYGEYDNLDYIYDNAASILCYDYVEIMTHPGYLDTFILENSTFSTPRANELESLISPRMRQFLNENNVELISYHDIPKK, encoded by the coding sequence ATGAAGCTAATTATCAACGCAGATGACTTTGGGTTCACAAGAGCTATCAATTATGGAATTATTGATGCGCATAATTTAGGTGTATTAACTTCTACAACGTTAATGGTTACTATGCCAGCTTTTGAACATGCGGTAGATTTATCAAAAAAAACACCTACGCTCGGAATTGGCTTGCATCTTAATTTGACGCTTGGTAAACCTCTAACAAATGGAGCAACTTTAGTGAATGAAGACGGCGAATTAATAAAGCCTAAATTTACTACTCCTGAATATCCTTACAACGAAGAAGAGGTTTACCAAGAGTTTAAAGCACAATATCATCGTTTTACGGAGTTTATGAAGAAAAAGCCAAGCCACTTGGATAGCCATTTATTTTCAACAGATATTTATCCAGTCGTTACGAGTGCCGCGAAAAGGCTAGCAGAAGAAATTGGGATACCACTTAGAAATCATGATACAAAAGGTTTTGAACATGTCGAATTTATGTGGGAAAAGCCGCTTGAAATCCCGTACGGTGAATATGATAACTTAGACTATATTTATGACAATGCAGCTTCTATTTTGTGTTATGATTATGTTGAAATCATGACACATCCTGGTTATCTAGATACTTTTATTCTGGAAAATTCAACATTCTCTACGCCACGCGCGAATGAATTAGAAAGTTTAATTTCACCGAGAATGCGCCAGTTTTTAAACGAAAATAATGTAGAATTAATTTCCTATCATGATATTCCAAAAAAATGA